The Chitinophagales bacterium region GACCTGTTGATAGAAAATGAATAAAATATTCTACTTTTGAATTGTACTAAAAATGGGAAGCCTTCAGGAATACTGCAAGCAAAAAACAGTTGTCTTTGGTTGCATAAGTTCGTATCTTTGTTGGCAACAATGAAATTCTACGATAAATATCCACAACTAAAAGAAAAAGGTTACTTGACTCAAGTGCTCACTAAAACTGTGTTCTCAACAATGTTGTTGGAGAACCAGCAAGTGTCAATGTCGAAAGTTGAACAGATTGTTTTGTCATTATTGAAGGAGCAAGAATTAAAAGGCGGTCAATTCTTTTCTAATCAAGGTCATTAAAGGCTCAAAATTTCCATTGTCAGCCAATTTCATCGCATCAATATAAATTTTTCTACTATCACCTTCTCTGTAATAGAATTCAAGTGGTTTGTATCCAAACTTGAGAGCAACAATGTTCATCAAAATCCGTCCCGTTCTGCCGTTGCCATTATTGAATGGATGTATGCGGATAAATTCATAGTGGGCAAAAGCTAAGCAACCAATGTGGTCTTGAAGTGTTTCTGAGTTTCGAATTTTAAAATTTAGGTTGTCAATGAACTGATACATTAGTTGCAATACTTTCGATGGTTCAGGAGGTGTTAGTTGTCCAACCGTTACAGTTGTTGTTCGCCAAGAGCCAGCCCAGTCATAAAGTTCTGAGAATGCAATTCTGTAAATTTCTAAAAGAAGTTGTGTTGAAATTTCTATTTCACTATCCAACTCAAACATAAAAAGTTCAGCCGCAGCAATTCCTTTGGCTTCATACTCATTGATAAGATTTTTATCAGTAAGTTCGAGTTTATTCTCATCAGGCGATGGTGTCCAGTTGGTGTTATTGTCCATTTTCTCAAAGGTATATTTTTTATTGTTTGCAGCGGCTACCAAGCACTACTGCTAAATCGCCCAATATGCAAAATCGTTGTTACCAATAAGTGAAAGATACATTCTGAAAGCTATTTACAACTTTGAGTTATCGGAAAAATCTATTTTTAAGTTTTTAAGGAAATAGCTATTGTAGCATCAAGGTGTTGTTTAAAAAGTACTTACTTAGAATTGGAGTGCTGGGAGTAGTGTTGGCAATAGCTTTTTTGCTGCTGCATTTTCTTTTCCCTTTAAACTATACGCCCACATATTCTACGTTGGTGTACGATTCGCAAGGGAAAATAATACATGCCTTCCTTTCACCCGATGATAAATGGCGCTTCAAGACAGAGCGGCACGAAATTTCTCCGGAACTTAAAAAGGTGTTCTTAAACAAGGAAGATAAATGGTTTTATTACCACCCGGGCATAAATCCGTTTTCGATTGTAAGAGCCATTTCAAACAATATATTTAAAGGGAAAAGAACATCGGGCGCTTCTACCATTACCATGCAAGTTGCACGTATGCTGGAACCCAAAGAGCGCACGTATATAAGTAAGCTAGTGGAAGTGTTTAGAGCCTTGCAACTAGAATTGAAATTTACTAAAGATGAACTGTTTGAAATCTATATAAATAAAGTTCCTTACGGTGGAAACATAGAAGGCGTGAAGGCTGCGGCTCTTATTTTTTTTAATAAACATCCTGCTTATTTAAGTGTGGGTGAATTAACCACGCTAAGTGTAGTACCCAACCGCCCTTCGAGTTTAAGGTTAGGAAAGAATAATAGTGCGGTAGAAGCAGTGCGCAACCAATGGCTGCGAAAATTTGAGGAGGAGGGTGTTTTTTTAAGTAGTGAAATAAGCGATGCATTGCAAGAGCATGTAAATGCACAAAGGAGATTATTGCCACGTTTTGCCCCACATTTTTCATACAGAATAAAATCTTTAGGAGGTAATATTTTTACCACTATAGATTTAGAAAAGCAGCGCAAATGCGAGCAAATAGTTCAAACGTATGTAAACGGGCTGCGCAGTAGAGGCATACAAAATGCTGCTGTAATGGTAATTGAAAATGGCAGTGGCAATGTAATTTCGTATGTAGGCTCTGCCGATTTTTACCACGCTGCCGATGCGGGGCAGGTAGATGGCGCAAAAGCTGTACGACAACCCGGCAGCACACTCAAGCCTTTATTGTATGGCTTGTGCTTTGATGCAGGTATTTACACGCCCAAAACAATGGTGGCAGATGTGCCTTGCAATTTCGATGGATATGTGCCGGAAAATTACGACAGCAAGTTTAGAGGCGAGGTTACGGTGGAGTATGCACTTGAAAATTCACTTAATATTCCTGCCGTAAAGGCATTGGAAGCGCTGGGGAAAGAAAATATGCTAACGGCATTAAAGCGGTGTGGTTTCAGCAGTGTTTCAAAACACGAAAAGAGGCTGGGGCTTTCGCTTATTTTAGGAGGCTGCGGTGTTACTTTAGAAGAAATGAGCAACCTCTATAGATGCATTGCCAATAAAGGCATTTACTCACCCATTCATTATTTAAAGGGAGTGAAGAAAGCTGCTACAGGCGATACGATACTTTCTGCTACTGCATCTTTTATGCTCTGCGAAATACTTTCTAAAGTAGCACGCCCGGATTTGCCTGTAAATTGGGAAGGCAGCAAAACATTGCCACGCATTGCATGGAAAACAGGCACCAGTTACGGCAGAAAAGACGCATGGAGCATAGGTTTTAATAAGAATTATACCATTGGGGTTTGGGTAGGAAATTTTAGTAATGTTGGCGTGCCGGATTTAAACGGTGCAGCCATTGCCACACCTTTGTTGTTTCAACTTTTTAATACCATAGACTATAATTCGCCCAACGAATGGTATGCCATGCCGCGTGAGTGCGGAGTAAGAACCGTTTGCAGCCATTCGGGTTTAGAACCCAATAGCTTTTGCCGCAATTTGGTGAGCGATTATTTTATTCCGCTGGTATCGAGCAATAAACGTTGCGAGCATTTGAAGGAAATAGCCACCGATGCCAAGATGCAAATTTCATATTGTGCAGAATGCCTGCCAACTGCGGGCTACAAACGGTTGCTGTTCGAGAATTATTCGCCCGAAATTATTCGTTGGTTCGATGAAAACCATGTGAACATAAAAAGAATACCGCCACACAATCCTTTATGCAGCAGGATATTTAAAGGCAATGAACCTACCATTATTTCGCCCGTAAACGGTAGTGAGTATTATATCGAAAAAGGGCAGCCGCCCTCTATACAATTGAGTTGCGAAACAGCTGGCGATGTGGAATATGTTTTTTGGTGGGTAAACAATAAATTGGTTAGCAAGGTTAAAGCAGGGGAGAAGTATTTTTGTCTGCTGCCGGAGGGCGATGTAAAAATTTCGTGCACAGACGATAAAGGCCGCAATACCGATTGCAGGGTAAAAGTGCGGCAGGTAGATTGGTAGAATTACATTTGGTAATGCGGGTTCATAGCTGCCGTTTGTTGGTAAACTGTTGAAAAGGTGTGAGTGGAGTGTTAATTCTCAACAATGATTCCACATGCCGCTGCCGAGCATTAAAAATTCCACTCAAAATTTATTCTTTGCGCCCTCAAATGAAGATAGCTGCGCTTATTTTTGAATTGCTACAAACCCATGATTGTGTAATTATGCCGGGTTTGGGTGGCTTTTTGGCGCAAAACAAGAGTGCATCGTTGCAGGATAACAATTTGCTGCTGCCTCCTGCCAGAATACTTTCTTTTAATGCCAGATTGAATGGCAACGATGGATTGCTGGTGCATTCGTTGGCAAACAGCAGCGGCATTGCATTTGCCGAGGCGCAACAGCAGGTAGAGAAATTTGTGCAAACTGCCATTGCATTATTGCAGCAAAACGAGGCGGTACATTTCGATAAAGTGGGTTCTTTAAACTTTGATACCGAAGGGAATCTGCAATTTGTGCAACACCAAGAGCAAGAATTGTTTGCTGCATTTTTTGGATTAAAGTCTATAACTGCACTTCCGGTAGAAAGAGAAAAAATTGAGACTCCTATAATTACCGTAGAGCCTAAAAAGGTTGGCAAAGTAGTTTCGTTTAAGAAAGCAAGACAGCGTAAGCGCTTTAATACATTTGTGAAATATGCTGCGGCCGCAGTGGTGGTGCTTGCATTAACCATTTCCGGCATTATTGGCTTTTTAGATAATAGCAATACCAATGTAGAGCATACAGCATCGTTGGTTCCGGCTATGGATAGTTCGCACGATGATTTAAACCAAGATAGTGGTTCGGTTGCTTCTGCAGAAGTTACAGAGATGTTGCCCACAATACAAGAGCCTGCCGAAACCATAGCAGCACCGGTGGATGAGGTAGCTGCCAATAATGAGGTGGACGAGGCAAATGAAACTCAGGAATTAAAACATGGTTACTATGTAATTGTGGGTGCTTTCTCTAAGCAGGAAAATGCACATGCACTATACACACAACTGCAACATGAACTGGGTAGTGCAACTCCTGTTATTAAATTCGATAGAAACGGTTTAACCGCTGTTGGCTTCTATTCAGCAGAGAATGTAACAGATGCAGCCACTGTGTTGGCACGTGCAAAGCAAAAAGACAGTGCCGTTTGGTTACTTAAAATGTAGGTTTGCCTTTTTGAAAATTTTGTATTTTCTTTATTGAATGAAAGGTCTTTTCCCCATACTCTTTACTGCAATTACCTTTTTTTCGGTAAGGGCACAGCAACCTAATTTTCAAGTATATCCTAATCCTTTTTCGCAAACACTTACCAGCCATTGGGTATTGGATAGTGCTGAAGTAGTGTCTGTTTCTGTTTTTGACATAGTAGGCAGGCAGGTAGCAATTATATTGCCGGATACATTACTTGCCGGAGGCAACTGCTCCATTACTTCAAATTTGAATTACTTAAACCACGGTGTCTATTTTGTGAAATTGGCTATGGGCGACAGTGTGTTTTTAAAAAAGGTAAGCAAGGTTGATAATGCAGTATTTACCTGCCCTTTTAGTTCCAATACTTTAGGCGATACCATTCATCTACATTTTGAAATAATAGATTCTTTAGGCGATAGAGTTACGTATAAGCTATTGAACCGATGGGGGATGGCTGAAATTGAAATAGATACCATACTCCCACAGGGTAGCTACGATTGGGCATTCGCGGTAAGTGCACAAACACCGAGTAGCTATGTGCAGTATTTTATGCAAGATTCTTCTAGTTGTAAGGGTGTAGTGGTTGTGGGTAACAGTACAGCGAGTGTGGCTTCTTTCTTAAATCGTGCCGATATTGCCATACAAAGAAATGGGAGCGAAGTGATACTACAGTCTGATGTATTGCTCACGCTTAATGTAATTGATTGTATTGGGCAACGGATTGTAACAACACAAAGCAATAAACCGTTTTACTTACCCAAGGGTTTATACTTTTTTGTGCTTACCGATGCTGCATCACTACCATACACCATAAAATATTGGCAGAAAAATTAGGTTTCTATAACTTAAAAGCATTATGTGCTGCTATGGTATCATGTGTGAGTAGCATGGCTTTATCTCTAGAAGCGTAACATGCTCCTACGCCTGCAACTACATTACTAAGGTGCTGCTTTGCTAGTGCCTTTACTGCTTCTATTTCACTTGCAGTGAAGCCGCCAACATAAGTAAATGCAATGCCTATTCCTTGCCAGCAATATGGTTGGTATTGCTCAGGAAGGCTACTAATTTGTTGTTGCACAGCCACAGCATCGCCTTTGCAATTGTACCAGCAACTGCGCCCCACTCCGGTGTAATAGCTATGATGATAGTTTGGATTTAGCTGCGGCAATGTAGATGCAAGCACTTTCCTTTTTCTAAAGGTGCCTTCATAAAAGCCAAACCCATCGGCTACTTTTTGTTGAAGATGCTCGGGAAGAAATGAACATAAAGCAGCTATATCAGTTTTACTGTTTTCGGCCAATGCCCAACCGAGTCCTACGCAAATTTGAGTTTCGTGAGCAGGGTGCTGCAATAAGAAATGATGCCAGTTGGTAGCTAAGTTATCTATGAAAGTACATGCAAAGTAATAAGATGCCCCCTCGTAATAGGCCGACAAAAATGGGTTGCTTAATATTGCCTTCGGTGGGTGAAAGGCGGCAACGTTGCATTGCTCGGCAAGTGCTTTGCCTTGCAAAAAAGATTGCTGTACCGCAGTAATGTTTTCTTGTATGGATGCAATCACGCTGTTACTTTTTCACCATAAAACCACATGGTGGCAACATCTTTTCGAATAGCAAAATCCGGAGCTACATTTTGTTCATCGGCTACTTCGGTTGGTGGCAGTTTGTTTTCCGGGTCTAATTTCATTTCGTAAGGATTTACTTTTATATCCATACCTGTTCCTTTTACCTGTGCACTTACATGTCTAAAAATTTCAGCAGCAAATTTCTCTAACAGTTGCATGTTGGCTGCAACTTTTTCTATTAGCTCGTTGCCGTGCAGCACATCTAAATCTTGTTGGAAATTGCGCAGTATTTCTAAGTCGTAGGGATCTATGAATTTATGCTCAAAGATTTCATTTTCATAAGGCAGCCAGTCTAAAAATAGTTGTTGTACATTATTGCCCAACTTACCCAATTTTCGCCCTAAGCTATCGGGTGTGGCAAATAATTGCTTTAGAAGGCGCAAGTCGGTAAATGCTTTATTGGTAAACAATAAGGTTGGTACAGCCCAATACACTGCCCAGTCCCAAAATATTTTAAACACCATTATTTGCGAACTGCCCATTAGTAAGTATTTATTTTGGTAAATGGGAATCCAGCTATCAATTAAGCCTAGGTAAGTTTGCTCGTATATTTCGGCTCTTATAGATACATCTTCACCATTTTTGTCGCGCAGAATAAGGTCGCTAAGCAGTGTGTTGCTCAGCGAAATTAAATCTGTGCCGGGCGAGTAAAGCGGATCTAAAAATGCACCGGATTCTCCGGTGGTAGCCCATTTTTCTACACCATCGTAAAGCCGTGCCGAGTGATGCGCAAAGTGGCGTAGAATTTTAAAATCCAATACATTTTCTTTTTCGGGTGCCAATTTCTGATGGCACAGCGGCTCGTTTATCCGCAGCCATTCTATGGCGGCCTCGTAAGTATTGAACGTTTCAAAAGGGTGAACGGCAGGGTCGGCCACAATGCCTATACTGGTATTTTTTGTTCCTAATGGAATTATCCAAACCCAGTATCCTTTATCCATAAAATGCACGGTGCTCAAGTAGCGCAGGCCCGAAACCAAATAATTCTTCCACTGCTCGTTTTCGCTCCAATTGTCTATATCAATTACACCTTTTATGCGCCACCACACAGCATTGCAATGGTGCTCCATTGGTTTTTGAAAATTTAGTTTCTTCTTCAATAAGTTGATGCGGCTGGCGGCATCTACAATCCATGTGGCATGTGCTGTTTGCTGTATTCCGTTTGCTAAATAAGTAACGCTGTTGTTTCCTGCTTCAATAGAAATGTCGGTAACGCGGGCATCTAACTGCAGCTGTGTTCCTAATGCAATTGTTTTTTCTGTAAGGTAATTTTCAAATGTTCCTCTATCTAACTGGTGGCTAGGAGTTTTTAGCCATTGGCGGGGACCCAGTTCCACTCGCGAAGTAATTTCAGCTTTGTTATGCGATTTGAAAAAGAAACGCAAACCATGTTTGGGCAGTTCATGTGCTTCTAAATAATCTTTTAAACCCAATACTTCGCGCAAGTAATGGCTGCCTAACTCTACCGAAGATTCGCCTACTTTATGTGCAGCAATGGCGGCAGAACCTTTTCTTTTTTCTAGTATTAAAATATTGATATTGGGATTGCTTTGTTTAAGTTGAATGGAAAGGGTGAGTCCGGCTAATCCTCCTCCGGCTATAATTACATCGTATGATTGTTGCATGTGAATATTGTTGGCGGCACAAAGTATGGAATTTACAAGAACAAAATTATGATATTACTCCTTGTTTATTTTGAGGCTAAAAGCCTTTTTACCAGCTGCGGCACGGCATTGCCTGCTTTGCTTGCAATAGATTCTACTCCGGGAATAAATGTTTGGTGCGCTTGTGGATCTATGTAAAATTTATTTGAAAATTTAGAAGCATAATGAACCAAACCTGCAGCAGGATACACTTGCATGGAAGTGCCAATAATGATAACAATATCGGCATCCGGCATTGCAGCAATGGCTTCTTCCATTTTAGGAACTGCTTCGCCAAACCACACAATATGCGGGCGCAATTGCGAGCCAAGCGTACAAGTGTCGCCTATTCTAATATCTTGCCTCCATTCATAAACCAATATTTCGTTTTTGGTACTGCGTGCTTTTAGCAATTCTCCATGAAGATGTATTACATGCGAAGATCCTGCACGCTCATGTAAATCGTCTACGTTTTGAGTAATAATGGTTACTTGAAACTGTTGCTCTAAAGCAACCAATGCCAAATGTGCAGCATTAGGTTCTACTTGCAATAATTGACTTCTTCGAGCATTGTAAAATTCTAGTACCAATGATGGATTCTTACGCCATGCTTCGGGTGTGGCCACATCTTCAATCCTATGTTTTTCCCATAACCCATCGGCATCTCTAAATGTTTGAATACCGCTTTCGGCACTTATTCCGGCACCTGTGAGTACCACAATCTTTTCTTTTATGCTCATGAATGAAAAATATAAAATTAGAACGTAAACTTGCCCAAAGTTTCAACTAAAAAACAACCATGTTTTATATTCATAAAAGTGCATGCATTTCGCCTCAACACACCTTTGGCACTCCGGTTTTAGAGCAACAAAAGGTGTATGATAATAACCAAATGCACGCTATTGAGCCTGTTTATGAAGGTGTTCCTCCCGGACAGTTGCGCAGAATGGGCAAGGCGCTGCGAATGGGTGTGGGCAGCGGCATGAGTTTATTGAAACATCATGTGGTAGATGGCATTATTATTGGCACGGCTAATGGTGGCATAGAAGACAGTATCAGTTTTTTAAATCAAATTGAAGAATATGCCGAAGGGCGTTTAACGCCAACACATTTTGTGCAAAGTACTTTTAATGCCATTGCAGGCATGATGGGTTTAATTACAAAAAACAAAGGCTACAATGCCACGCATGTGCATCGCGGAGCTGCATTTGAAAATGTGCTTATAGATGCCGTCATGCTACTTAAGGAAAATACTAGTCATCAATATTTAATTGGTGCAGTAGATGAAATTTCGGTGCGTAATTACCGCATGGAATCGCTTGCCGGTTGGTATAAAAAGGAGATTATTCCAAGCAATGAAATGTTTAGCCATATTTCGGCAGGAATGATTCCGGGAGAAGGTGCCGCCATGTTTTTGGTGAGCAATCAATCTGAAGGTGCTGTGGCACAGATGTGTGCAACCACTTCGTTTTTTGGTAAAGACGAAGCAACCTTACAAGCGCAGTTGGCTTCCTTTCTTGCAGCCAACAACATTGATGTGCAGGAAGTTGATTTGCTATTGAGTGGCTATAATGCAGATGAACGCTTTACTCATTTTTACGATATGGTAGAGGCTGCCTTTGCTTCAAAAGGCATTGCTCGATTTAAGCAGCTAACGGGCGATTTTCAAACAGTAAGTGCATTGGCAGTGTGGTGGGCGGTTCAATTACTTCACCAAAAAGAAATTCCCGGTTTTATGTTGGTTACAGGCAATGCTGCCATAATTCCTAAGTATATCTTAATTTACAACAACTACAGAGGCGAGCAGCATAGTTTTATATTGCTTAAAAGACCGTAGTGCTTATGTCCAAAGATATATGGATTGCCTTAGTGCGCTATTGCAGTTATCAAGAACGGTGCAAAAGCGATGTGGTAAAGAAAATGCAGCAACTAGAAGTGCCTCCGGCAGAATTTGGAAACTGGATAGCCAAACTGCAAGCCGAAAATTTTTTGAATGAATTGCGTTTCACAAAAGGCTTTGTAAACGGCAGGTTTAAAAATAAAGGCTGGGGAGTTGGCAAACTAAAGCGCGAATTAGCAGCAAGAAAAGTTGAGGAGTCTATTATTCAACAGGTGCTTGCCGAAGAAATTGATTCGGAAAGCTATGAGCAAAAAGCGCTGTGGGTAGCAGAAAAAAAATGGAAATCCATAAAAGGAAAAACCACAATGGAGCGTCAACTAAAGTTGCAAAAATTCTTATTAGGTAAAGGCTTTGAGTTTGCTGTTGTAAAAGAATTGATAAAGAAAAATTTTCAGCAGTAGGTTATTCTTTATTTCTTTTCAGCCTTTGCCTTTTGGCTCTTTGCCCACTCTAAATTGTTTTTAGCCAATTGAAAATCGGGCTTCAATTGTAGCGCTTTTTCACAAGCTGCAATTTCCATATCCCAATTTTCTAATGCACCATACGCGGCTGCAATATTATTGTACGCCACAGCTTGTTTGCCATCGGAATCAATTGCCTTTTGGGTGGCTTCGATACTTTTTTCATACATACCTGCTTGAAAATATGCCAAACCCAAATTCAAATAAGATTGATACCCCGGGTTGGCGGTAGCGGCTTTTTCGGCTGCTTCAACCGCAGATGCAAAAGAGGCGGAAGAAGATGAGGGCGCTGTAATAACTTGGTTGTTGCTTGGCAATATAGGCGCCTGTGTTTCTCTAATTAAATTGGCATAAACCAAGTAGCCAATTGGCATGGCAATTAGCAGTGTAAAAACTAATGTGTAGTGCTTTGGATGCTTATCTGTCTTCATAATACAATGCCCAAAATTGCTAAAACTTAGGCGGTCTTAAAATTTATTTAGCAAGAATTATTGTGCTATTGTGGTTTAAGCACACTGCTTTCTTTTAAATTCACTAATCTTCTTTTTATAGTTTACTCTCAATAGAGCTATAGAAAAAAATGAGCGCTCAAAATAATTTCTACTTTTACGCGTCTAACATCTTCAAACTTCAAAAAAAAGCAACACCATGAAAAACCTTCTTAAATTATTATCTGTATTTATTCTTGCATTATCGCTTTCGTCTTGCAGCTATAATAGTTTAGTAAAAGAGCGCGAAGCAGTTACAGCACAATGGGCAAATGTAGAAACTGCCTACCAGCGCAGAGCAGATTTAATTCCCAACTTGGTTAATACCGTAAAAGGTTATGCCAACTTTGAACAACAAACACTTACAGCCGTAGTAGAAGCGCGTGCAAAAGCCACTAGCATTCAGGTAAATGCCAATGATTTAACTGAAGAAAACATTGCAAAATTCCAAGCAGCACAAAGTGAGCTAAAAGGGGCATTGTCGCGTTTGTTGGCAACCGTAGAGAGCTATCCGGAATTAAAGGCAAATCAGAACTTTTTAGAGTTGCAAGCTCAATTAGAAGGCACTGAAAATCGCATTAGTGTAGAGCGCAATAAATACAATCAGTTGGCGCAAGAATACAATGCGCATACGCAATCGTTTCCTGCATTGATTACTGCAAAAATGTTTGGCTTCCAAGCTAAGGCATACTTTAAAGCCGATGCCGGAACCGAGAAAGCACCAAGCGTGAAATTCTAACTAGAAAACCTATGAGTTTATTTGCTAAACAACTCATTGGCAATAGCCAAATTGAGGAAATAAAACGCGCCATTCAGCAGGCCGAAAAAAACACCTCGGGCGAAATTAGAGTGCATATAGAAAAGCATTGCAAGCAAGACGTATTGCATCGTGCAGCTGCAATTTTTCATTCTTTAAAGATGGATGAAACCGAAGCCCGAAATGGCGTGCTTATTTATGTGGCATTAGGCGATAAAACGTTTGCAATAGTTGGCGATAAGGGAATTGACTCCAAAGTGCCTCCCGATTTTTGGGAAAGCACCAAGCACACAATGCTTCAGCATTTTAAACAAGAGCAAATTGCCGAAGGTATTATTGCCGGAATTCATTTGGCGGGCGAAAAACTCAAAACATTTTTTCCTTACATGCAGGGCGATAAAAATGAATTGAGCGATGATGTTAGTTTTTCTTAATGTGCAGTAAGTTCTAATTTGTAAACATGACTTGTAGAAAATATATCGGTTGGAGAGGATTGCTTTTGGTGCTTTTATTTTGGCACGGAAGCATTGCTGCGCAATTCCCCGAAAGTCCCAATCCTCCCAAATTGGTAAATGATTTTGCCGGATTTCTTTCGGCAAACGAAGTGCAAGCTCTGGAGCAAAAATTGGTAGCTTTTGACGATTCTACTTCTACCCAAATTTCTATTGTTACCATTAGCGACATTGGCGCTTACGACATTAGTGATTATGCCTTTCAATTAGGCGAAAAGTGGGGCATTGGGAGGAAGCAGAAAAACAATGGAGTACTAATTTTGGCAGCCAAAGCTCAGCGCAAGGTTTTTATTGCCACAGGGTATGGAATAGAAGATGTGTTGCCCGATGCTATTTGTAAAAGAATTGTAGAGCAAATAATTATACCCAATTTTAAATCAGGCAATTTTTACAAAGGGTTCGATAACGCCACCAATGAAATTATAGCGCGCACCACCGGAAAGTTCGATGCAGAACCCGAAGCCAATAAAGAGGGTATTCCTTTATGGGTTATCATATTGATTCTCATAATTATTATAGTAATTATCTCTGTGGCAAGTTCTGGTAGTAATGGCGGAGGTACTATTTCGGGCAGAGGCGTAAGAGGTTTTGGGAGCGGCCCTGTTGTGTGGGGAGGCGGTTTTGGAAGGAGTGGAGGAGGCTTCAGTAGTGGTGGTGGCGGTTTTGGAGGCTTTGGAGGTGGAAGTTTTGGAGGAGGCGGAGCCGGAGGTAGTTGGTAGTGCTTTAGGCACTCAACTGCTTGTGTTTATCGGGTGTAACACATATTGGCATCATCTTTTTTGCTAATTACTGAAAAACACTATCGCAAATCCCGAATTACCTTGTACTTTCGCGCCCGCTTATGATTGCTATATCTAATGTTTTCCTTGCTTTTGGTGGAAGAACCATGTTTGATGAAATAAGTTTCCTCATCAACAAAAACGATAAAATTGGCTTAGTTGGAAGAAATGGTGCCGGAAAATCTACACTGCTAAAAGTGTTGAAAGGCGTGCAGCAAATTGACGGTGGCGATATTATGTATCCCAAGGGAACCATCATAGGTTACCTTCCGCAAGAAATAAACTCACAGTCTAAACTTTCGGTAATAGACGAAACCAAACGCGCTTT contains the following coding sequences:
- the pbpC gene encoding penicillin-binding protein 1C, translating into MLFKKYLLRIGVLGVVLAIAFLLLHFLFPLNYTPTYSTLVYDSQGKIIHAFLSPDDKWRFKTERHEISPELKKVFLNKEDKWFYYHPGINPFSIVRAISNNIFKGKRTSGASTITMQVARMLEPKERTYISKLVEVFRALQLELKFTKDELFEIYINKVPYGGNIEGVKAAALIFFNKHPAYLSVGELTTLSVVPNRPSSLRLGKNNSAVEAVRNQWLRKFEEEGVFLSSEISDALQEHVNAQRRLLPRFAPHFSYRIKSLGGNIFTTIDLEKQRKCEQIVQTYVNGLRSRGIQNAAVMVIENGSGNVISYVGSADFYHAADAGQVDGAKAVRQPGSTLKPLLYGLCFDAGIYTPKTMVADVPCNFDGYVPENYDSKFRGEVTVEYALENSLNIPAVKALEALGKENMLTALKRCGFSSVSKHEKRLGLSLILGGCGVTLEEMSNLYRCIANKGIYSPIHYLKGVKKAATGDTILSATASFMLCEILSKVARPDLPVNWEGSKTLPRIAWKTGTSYGRKDAWSIGFNKNYTIGVWVGNFSNVGVPDLNGAAIATPLLFQLFNTIDYNSPNEWYAMPRECGVRTVCSHSGLEPNSFCRNLVSDYFIPLVSSNKRCEHLKEIATDAKMQISYCAECLPTAGYKRLLFENYSPEIIRWFDENHVNIKRIPPHNPLCSRIFKGNEPTIISPVNGSEYYIEKGQPPSIQLSCETAGDVEYVFWWVNNKLVSKVKAGEKYFCLLPEGDVKISCTDDKGRNTDCRVKVRQVDW
- a CDS encoding NAD-dependent deacylase; translation: MSIKEKIVVLTGAGISAESGIQTFRDADGLWEKHRIEDVATPEAWRKNPSLVLEFYNARRSQLLQVEPNAAHLALVALEQQFQVTIITQNVDDLHERAGSSHVIHLHGELLKARSTKNEILVYEWRQDIRIGDTCTLGSQLRPHIVWFGEAVPKMEEAIAAMPDADIVIIIGTSMQVYPAAGLVHYASKFSNKFYIDPQAHQTFIPGVESIASKAGNAVPQLVKRLLASK
- a CDS encoding T9SS type A sorting domain-containing protein, whose amino-acid sequence is MKGLFPILFTAITFFSVRAQQPNFQVYPNPFSQTLTSHWVLDSAEVVSVSVFDIVGRQVAIILPDTLLAGGNCSITSNLNYLNHGVYFVKLAMGDSVFLKKVSKVDNAVFTCPFSSNTLGDTIHLHFEIIDSLGDRVTYKLLNRWGMAEIEIDTILPQGSYDWAFAVSAQTPSSYVQYFMQDSSSCKGVVVVGNSTASVASFLNRADIAIQRNGSEVILQSDVLLTLNVIDCIGQRIVTTQSNKPFYLPKGLYFFVLTDAASLPYTIKYWQKN
- a CDS encoding SPOR domain-containing protein, with product MKIAALIFELLQTHDCVIMPGLGGFLAQNKSASLQDNNLLLPPARILSFNARLNGNDGLLVHSLANSSGIAFAEAQQQVEKFVQTAIALLQQNEAVHFDKVGSLNFDTEGNLQFVQHQEQELFAAFFGLKSITALPVEREKIETPIITVEPKKVGKVVSFKKARQRKRFNTFVKYAAAAVVVLALTISGIIGFLDNSNTNVEHTASLVPAMDSSHDDLNQDSGSVASAEVTEMLPTIQEPAETIAAPVDEVAANNEVDEANETQELKHGYYVIVGAFSKQENAHALYTQLQHELGSATPVIKFDRNGLTAVGFYSAENVTDAATVLARAKQKDSAVWLLKM
- a CDS encoding DUF1702 family protein; the encoded protein is MIASIQENITAVQQSFLQGKALAEQCNVAAFHPPKAILSNPFLSAYYEGASYYFACTFIDNLATNWHHFLLQHPAHETQICVGLGWALAENSKTDIAALCSFLPEHLQQKVADGFGFYEGTFRKRKVLASTLPQLNPNYHHSYYTGVGRSCWYNCKGDAVAVQQQISSLPEQYQPYCWQGIGIAFTYVGGFTASEIEAVKALAKQHLSNVVAGVGACYASRDKAMLLTHDTIAAHNAFKL
- a CDS encoding tryptophan 7-halogenase; protein product: MQQSYDVIIAGGGLAGLTLSIQLKQSNPNINILILEKRKGSAAIAAHKVGESSVELGSHYLREVLGLKDYLEAHELPKHGLRFFFKSHNKAEITSRVELGPRQWLKTPSHQLDRGTFENYLTEKTIALGTQLQLDARVTDISIEAGNNSVTYLANGIQQTAHATWIVDAASRINLLKKKLNFQKPMEHHCNAVWWRIKGVIDIDNWSENEQWKNYLVSGLRYLSTVHFMDKGYWVWIIPLGTKNTSIGIVADPAVHPFETFNTYEAAIEWLRINEPLCHQKLAPEKENVLDFKILRHFAHHSARLYDGVEKWATTGESGAFLDPLYSPGTDLISLSNTLLSDLILRDKNGEDVSIRAEIYEQTYLGLIDSWIPIYQNKYLLMGSSQIMVFKIFWDWAVYWAVPTLLFTNKAFTDLRLLKQLFATPDSLGRKLGKLGNNVQQLFLDWLPYENEIFEHKFIDPYDLEILRNFQQDLDVLHGNELIEKVAANMQLLEKFAAEIFRHVSAQVKGTGMDIKVNPYEMKLDPENKLPPTEVADEQNVAPDFAIRKDVATMWFYGEKVTA
- a CDS encoding Fic family protein, which gives rise to MVAAANNKKYTFEKMDNNTNWTPSPDENKLELTDKNLINEYEAKGIAAAELFMFELDSEIEISTQLLLEIYRIAFSELYDWAGSWRTTTVTVGQLTPPEPSKVLQLMYQFIDNLNFKIRNSETLQDHIGCLAFAHYEFIRIHPFNNGNGRTGRILMNIVALKFGYKPLEFYYREGDSRKIYIDAMKLADNGNFEPLMTLIRKELTAF